GGAGTGCTGCGCCTTCAGCCGGTAGTAGCCGCCGCCCGAGTCGACGAACTGGAACCGCTGATTGGCGCCGCCATGGCGGGTCCACTGCGACAGGCCGGCCCCGTCGGCGATGCTCCCTCGCGACACATCGAGCGCCTTGCCGCTGCCACGGTTGACCAGCGCGTACCACGCGCTCGTATCCACAGTGGCCGCCTGCGCCGTCCCAGCAGCGCCAAGTCCGGCCAACAGCGCCGCCATCAAGGCGGTCACCGCGGCGAGCACCCCCGTACGCCTCCCGCATCCGCGCCACGGAAACCTGAATGTCATATACATGCCCTTCATCCGGGTCTCCTTCTCCGGACGCGATACTTCCGGCGCACACCATATTGTCGAAGCGCTTCGAAGAGAACCGTGCGGACCACACGGCATCTCAGCGCGGTCCGCTGGAAGTTGGGGCGGACGAACGGCAGGAGCCTCCATCGAAGCGCTTGATCAGAACAAGGAGCAGCAGTTCCGGCGCCGGGTCAAGGGCGAGCGCCGTCCCCCACCTTCTCGAAGAAGAACTCGTGCTTGAGGAAGGAGACGTTGTACTCGTGACCGGGCTGCGGCGGCAGCAGTTGGGAGGCCTGGAACAGGCGCCGGCCGTCGTGCAGCGCGGCAAGCCCCGTGGGGTAGGGCGGCTCGTCGCTGTCGCCGGTCGTCGGACGGGTCCGGCCGGTCCCGTCGTATCGGGACCAGCCCACGACGTCGGAGTCCAGCGCCGAAGTCGCGAGACAGAGGACCAGGACCTGCTGATCTCCAGTCGGGCCACAGCCCACTCGTACCAGGGGAAGTACGTGTTGAGTTCCGCGGTCACCGCAGGGTCGTGCAGGTCGGAGGTGTCCCACAGACGCACCTGCGGCACGGTCGGGTTGAGGCGGAGTCTGTACATGTAGCGACGGCCCGCTGTGTCATTGCGGCGGCCACCGCGCCAGATGCCGTGGTGAGGTTCTGGACGCGGCCGATGTCCGTCTCGTTGATCCTGCGCGGATGACTACCGGGCACACTGGTGCCGCCCATCTCGGCGGTCACCTCGTGCGGGTAGTACATGAGCTGGATGTCGAACGCATCCGGCCGTACGTCGATGATCGCGTCGCCGTGGAGCGGCTGCGCGTGTCCCTCGTGCGGCTCGCGCACATGAACCGCAGGGTTCGGTACGGGAGCCCCTGCCACCGAGGAGAGCTTCCTCGACGACTCCTCCACATCGTTCAGGGGGCGCGCCCCGGCAATTGTCCGAGCCACTGGGGAACCGGGGTGGATCAGGGTCACAACCCAAGCGCACGGACTCCCGGACACCTCCGCCGACATCGGCCGGCTCGCCCACCATCGAGGTCGGCCCGAAGTGGCAGCGGCCTGACAGGGAGTTGCTGGAGGAGTTCCAGCGGCACTCGGTCGCGAACATCGGTGACGCGCTCGGGCGCCTGGGCATGCCAGACGGTGGCCTCACGCCTGTCTGGGAAGGCTGCTGCCGTGCCGTGGGCAGCGCCCTGACGGTCCTCACGGGCGCCGGGGACGATCTGGCCGTGATCGACGCCGTGGCGCACATCGAACCCGGCGACTTCCTCGTCATCAACGGGTTCGGCTACGCGGGCCGGGCGGTGATGGGCGACATCCTCGCCCAGTACTTCTCCTCGCGGGGTGCCGTAGGAGCGATCGTCGACGGAGCGGTCAGGGACCGCGACGAGATCCGGCGGCAGGGATTCCCCGTGTGGTCGCGTTCGGTCACGCCCGCAGGGCCGTGGAAGGCGTCGTCGCAGTGCCCCTGAAGAAGCCGCATGGCATCGCCGCCGAACTGGCGCGGATCGCGGGGGCCGAGCAGAGCATGCGCGCCCAGGCCAAGCAGGCACCC
This genomic window from Streptomyces sp. DG2A-72 contains:
- a CDS encoding RraA family protein, which encodes MLEEFQRHSVANIGDALGRLGMPDGGLTPVWEGCCRAVGSALTVLTGAGDDLAVIDAVAHIEPGDFLVINGFGYAGRAVMGDILAQYFSSRGAVGAIVDGAVRDRDEIRRQGFPVWSRSVTPAGPWKASSQCP